In Rahnella aquatilis CIP 78.65 = ATCC 33071, one DNA window encodes the following:
- the fabB gene encoding beta-ketoacyl-ACP synthase I, whose amino-acid sequence MKRAVITGLGIISSIGNNKQEVLASLQEGRSGITFSQELKDAGMRSHVWGDVKLDTAGLIDRKIVRFMSDASIYAYLSMQQAIEDSGLTPEMVSNERTGLIAGSGGGSPRNQVAGSDGMRAKGLRGVGPYMVTKAMASGVSACLATPFKIRGVNYSISSACATSAHCIGNAVEMIQLGKQDVVFAGGGEELCWEMACEFDAMGALSTSYNETPDKASRTYDKARDGFVIAGGGGMVVVEELEHALARGAHIYAEIVGYGATSDGADMVAPSGEGAVRCMKMAMNGVDTPIDYVNVHGTSTPVGDVKELGAIREVFGDKTPALSSTKAMTGHSLGAAGVQEAIYTLLMAEYGFIAPSINIENLDEQAEGMDIITRPTQRELTTVMSNSFGFGGTNATLVMRKLKNDK is encoded by the coding sequence ATGAAACGTGCAGTGATTACTGGCCTGGGTATCATCTCGAGCATCGGTAACAACAAGCAGGAAGTTCTTGCATCTCTGCAGGAAGGTCGCTCTGGGATCACCTTCTCGCAAGAGCTGAAAGATGCCGGGATGCGTAGTCACGTCTGGGGTGATGTCAAATTAGACACCGCGGGCCTTATCGATCGTAAGATTGTGCGTTTCATGAGTGATGCCTCGATCTACGCTTACCTTTCCATGCAACAGGCGATTGAAGACTCCGGTCTGACCCCTGAAATGGTATCCAACGAACGTACCGGCCTGATCGCCGGTTCCGGCGGCGGTTCTCCGCGCAATCAGGTTGCGGGCTCCGACGGTATGCGTGCTAAAGGCCTGCGCGGCGTTGGCCCTTACATGGTGACCAAAGCGATGGCTTCCGGCGTATCTGCCTGCCTCGCGACGCCGTTCAAAATTCGCGGTGTTAACTATTCCATCAGTTCTGCCTGCGCCACCTCTGCACACTGCATCGGTAACGCGGTAGAAATGATTCAGCTGGGCAAACAGGACGTGGTGTTTGCCGGTGGCGGCGAAGAACTGTGCTGGGAAATGGCGTGTGAATTCGACGCGATGGGCGCACTGTCCACCAGCTACAACGAAACGCCAGACAAAGCATCCCGTACCTACGACAAAGCGCGTGACGGTTTCGTTATCGCAGGCGGCGGCGGTATGGTTGTTGTCGAAGAGCTGGAACACGCTCTGGCACGTGGCGCGCACATCTACGCAGAAATCGTTGGCTACGGCGCAACGTCTGACGGCGCAGATATGGTGGCTCCGTCTGGCGAAGGCGCAGTGCGTTGCATGAAAATGGCAATGAACGGCGTGGATACTCCAATCGACTACGTTAACGTTCACGGGACTTCTACCCCGGTCGGCGACGTGAAAGAACTGGGCGCTATCCGTGAAGTGTTCGGCGATAAAACCCCGGCACTGTCTTCTACCAAAGCCATGACTGGTCACTCGCTGGGTGCCGCAGGCGTTCAGGAAGCGATCTACACCTTGCTGATGGCTGAATACGGCTTCATCGCGCCAAGCATCAACATCGAAAACCTCGATGAGCAGGCCGAAGGTATGGATATCATCACCAGGCCGACTCAGCGTGAACTGACGACTGTGATGTCCAACAGCTTCGGCTTCGGTGGCACTAACGCCACGCTGGTGATGCGTAAGCTGAAAAACGACAAATAA
- a CDS encoding sulfite exporter TauE/SafE family protein gives MDWLIVAPWVLVVLFFVALFAGFIDSIAGGGGLISLPALLAAGVSPAQAIATNKLSSIGGSFSASLYFVRRGVVNLNDQKLNIACTFTGSVIGAILIQHLRADMLRQVLPVLIICIGLYFLLTPRLGESDRARRLNALPYALVGGGCVGFYDGFFGPGAGSFYALAFVTLCGFNLAKATAHAKVLNFTSNFGGLLFFILGGKVVWVLGFVMMAGQFIGARLGARMVLSKGQKIIRPMVVIVSVVMSCKLIYDNHGAEIHQWLSLHL, from the coding sequence ATGGACTGGTTGATTGTTGCCCCGTGGGTTTTGGTTGTTTTATTTTTCGTTGCACTGTTTGCCGGTTTCATTGATTCCATTGCAGGTGGCGGCGGGCTGATCAGCCTGCCAGCGCTGCTGGCGGCAGGTGTGTCACCGGCGCAGGCAATTGCCACCAATAAGCTGTCATCGATCGGCGGATCTTTCTCCGCCAGTCTTTACTTTGTGCGGCGTGGCGTGGTGAACCTTAACGATCAGAAGCTGAACATTGCCTGTACCTTTACCGGTTCGGTGATCGGCGCGATCCTTATCCAGCATCTGCGCGCCGACATGTTACGTCAGGTTTTACCGGTGCTGATTATCTGCATCGGTTTGTATTTTTTGCTGACACCGCGTCTGGGGGAAAGCGACCGGGCAAGGCGCTTAAATGCACTGCCGTATGCGCTGGTCGGCGGCGGTTGTGTGGGATTCTACGACGGCTTTTTCGGCCCCGGAGCCGGTTCTTTCTACGCACTGGCTTTTGTGACGTTATGTGGGTTTAATCTGGCAAAAGCCACGGCACACGCAAAAGTCCTGAATTTCACCTCCAACTTTGGTGGCCTGCTGTTTTTCATACTTGGCGGCAAAGTGGTGTGGGTGCTGGGGTTTGTGATGATGGCGGGACAGTTTATCGGCGCACGTCTGGGCGCACGGATGGTGCTGAGTAAAGGGCAGAAGATAATCCGCCCGATGGTAGTCATCGTTTCCGTGGTGATGAGCTGCAAACTGATTTATGACAACCATGGCGCTGAAATCCATCAATGGTTAAGTCTGCATTTATAA
- a CDS encoding YfcL family protein, which yields MIAEFETRILTLIDDMVESASDDELFASGYLRGHLTVAVAEAEENGEHTAEALKIRVQDGLDKAIKAGELSPRDQLLVQGMWENLYQASLPQ from the coding sequence ATGATCGCAGAATTTGAAACGCGGATTTTAACATTGATCGACGATATGGTGGAAAGCGCCAGCGACGACGAACTGTTTGCCAGTGGCTATCTGCGGGGGCATCTGACGGTCGCGGTGGCGGAAGCGGAAGAAAACGGCGAACACACCGCCGAAGCGCTGAAAATCCGTGTTCAGGACGGTCTGGACAAAGCCATCAAAGCCGGTGAACTGTCACCGCGCGATCAGCTTCTGGTACAAGGTATGTGGGAAAACCTGTATCAGGCATCTCTCCCTCAGTAA
- a CDS encoding elongation factor P hydroxylase, translating into MSDSTATHNYHQLIDIFDSCFFEEFNVRLVKGDDEPIYLPADEQEPFNRIVFAHGYYASGMHEISHWCVAGAERRKLVDFGYWYCPDGRDAQTQSEFEKVEVKPQSYEWLFCAAAGFRFNVSCDNLSGDCEPDRVGFQNKVREEVLRMLEQGIPERPARFIKALQSFYNTPPLTPADFPALQPIE; encoded by the coding sequence ATGTCAGATTCGACTGCAACACATAACTATCATCAACTGATCGACATTTTTGATTCCTGTTTCTTTGAGGAATTCAACGTTCGCTTAGTGAAAGGCGACGACGAACCGATCTATCTGCCTGCTGATGAACAAGAACCGTTTAACCGCATTGTGTTCGCACACGGTTATTACGCCAGCGGCATGCATGAAATTTCACACTGGTGCGTGGCCGGTGCCGAACGCCGTAAACTGGTGGATTTCGGCTACTGGTATTGCCCGGATGGCCGTGATGCGCAAACGCAAAGTGAATTCGAGAAAGTGGAAGTCAAACCACAATCTTACGAATGGCTGTTCTGTGCGGCGGCAGGTTTTCGTTTCAACGTTAGCTGTGACAATCTCAGCGGCGATTGTGAACCGGACCGCGTGGGTTTCCAGAACAAAGTCCGTGAAGAAGTGCTGCGTATGCTGGAGCAGGGCATTCCTGAAAGACCGGCGCGCTTTATTAAAGCGTTACAATCGTTTTACAATACGCCCCCTTTGACGCCTGCAGATTTCCCTGCCTTGCAGCCGATAGAATAA
- the prmB gene encoding 50S ribosomal protein L3 N(5)-glutamine methyltransferase, with protein MDKIFVDEAVSELHTIQDMLRWTVSRLNAANVYYGHGTDNPWDEAVQLVLPSVFLPLDIPEDMHTARLTSSERHRIVERVIRRVNERIPVAYLTNKAWFCDMEFYVDERVLVPRSPIGELISNRFSGILSEQPQHILDMCTGSGCIAIACAYAFPETEVDAVDISADALAVAERNIDTHGIENWVTPIRSDLFRELPPLQYDLIVTNPPYVDEEDMSDLPQEYRHEPVLGLASGSDGLKLTRRILACAPDYLTDNGVLICEVGNSMVHLMDQYPEIPFTWLEFENGGDGVFMLTKQQLLDCAEEFSAYKD; from the coding sequence TTGGACAAAATTTTCGTCGACGAAGCTGTCAGTGAACTGCATACCATTCAGGATATGCTGCGCTGGACCGTCAGCCGCCTGAACGCGGCCAATGTCTATTACGGTCACGGTACCGATAATCCGTGGGACGAAGCAGTGCAACTGGTCTTGCCAAGCGTGTTTTTGCCGCTGGACATCCCTGAAGATATGCACACCGCCCGCCTGACATCCAGCGAGCGCCACCGCATTGTTGAACGTGTGATCCGCCGCGTCAATGAGCGTATTCCGGTGGCCTATCTGACCAACAAAGCCTGGTTTTGCGACATGGAATTCTATGTCGATGAACGTGTACTGGTGCCACGTTCGCCAATTGGCGAGCTGATCAGCAACCGTTTCTCCGGCATTCTGAGCGAACAGCCACAACACATTCTTGATATGTGTACCGGCAGCGGCTGCATTGCCATTGCCTGCGCTTACGCGTTCCCTGAAACTGAAGTTGATGCCGTCGACATTTCTGCCGACGCGCTGGCCGTGGCAGAGCGCAATATCGACACGCACGGTATCGAGAACTGGGTCACGCCAATCCGCTCTGACCTGTTCCGCGAATTGCCTCCGCTGCAATATGACCTGATTGTCACTAATCCGCCGTATGTGGACGAAGAAGACATGTCAGATCTGCCGCAGGAATACCGCCACGAGCCGGTTCTGGGGCTGGCTTCCGGCAGCGACGGTCTGAAACTGACCCGCCGGATTCTGGCCTGTGCGCCGGATTACCTGACCGATAACGGCGTGCTGATCTGCGAAGTGGGCAACAGCATGGTGCACCTGATGGATCAGTATCCTGAGATCCCGTTCACCTGGCTGGAGTTTGAAAACGGTGGCGACGGTGTGTTTATGCTGACCAAACAGCAACTCCTCGATTGCGCGGAAGAATTCAGCGCATACAAAGACTGA
- the aroC gene encoding chorismate synthase — translation MAGNSIGQFFRVTTFGESHGVALGCIIDGVPPGISLTEADLQHDLDRRRPGTSRYTTQRREADEVKILSGVFEGVTTGTSIGLIIQNTDQRSQDYSAIKDVFRPGHADYTYEQKYGVRDYRGGGRSSARETAMRVAAGAVAKKYLLEKFGVKVRGYMSQMGDITCELKDWDLVETNPFFCPDAGKLEALDELMRALKKEGDSIGAKITVVADHVPVGLGEPVFDRLDADLAHALMSINAVKGVEIGDGFAVVAKRGSENRDEITPDGFQSNHAGGILGGISSGQPVIAHLALKPTSSITVPGRTINREGEQVEMITKGRHDPCVGIRAVPIAEAMMAIVLMDHLLRQRAQNGDVHSTVPRW, via the coding sequence ATGGCAGGGAACAGTATTGGGCAGTTTTTCCGCGTCACCACTTTTGGCGAATCCCACGGTGTGGCACTGGGCTGTATTATTGACGGCGTGCCGCCGGGCATTTCGCTGACCGAGGCTGACCTGCAACACGATCTCGACCGTCGTCGTCCGGGCACTTCACGTTACACCACGCAGCGTCGTGAAGCCGACGAAGTGAAAATTCTTTCAGGCGTGTTTGAAGGCGTGACCACCGGCACCAGCATCGGTCTGATTATCCAGAATACCGATCAGCGTTCGCAGGATTACAGCGCAATCAAAGATGTGTTCCGTCCGGGACATGCCGATTACACCTACGAGCAAAAATACGGCGTGCGCGATTACCGTGGCGGTGGTCGTTCTTCCGCCCGTGAAACTGCGATGCGTGTGGCCGCAGGCGCGGTGGCCAAGAAATACCTGCTGGAAAAATTCGGCGTTAAAGTGCGCGGTTATATGTCGCAAATGGGCGATATCACCTGCGAGCTGAAAGACTGGGATCTGGTGGAAACCAATCCGTTCTTCTGCCCGGATGCAGGCAAGCTGGAAGCGCTGGATGAACTGATGCGTGCGCTGAAAAAAGAAGGCGATTCGATCGGGGCCAAAATCACCGTCGTGGCGGATCACGTGCCTGTCGGCCTTGGCGAACCCGTGTTTGACCGTCTGGATGCGGATCTGGCACATGCGCTGATGAGCATTAATGCGGTGAAAGGCGTGGAAATCGGCGATGGTTTTGCGGTTGTCGCTAAACGCGGCAGTGAAAACCGTGACGAAATTACGCCGGACGGTTTCCAAAGCAACCACGCGGGCGGCATTCTTGGCGGGATCAGCAGCGGTCAGCCGGTTATCGCCCATCTGGCGCTGAAACCGACTTCCAGCATTACCGTTCCCGGCCGCACTATCAACCGTGAAGGTGAGCAGGTCGAGATGATCACCAAAGGTCGTCATGATCCTTGTGTGGGGATCCGTGCGGTGCCGATTGCCGAAGCGATGATGGCGATCGTGCTGATGGATCATTTACTGCGTCAGCGTGCTCAGAACGGCGACGTCCATTCCACTGTGCCACGCTGGTAA
- the mepA gene encoding penicillin-insensitive murein endopeptidase, producing MKPLRTLPAFRAVCASLLALALCAPAMAATPWQKITQPISGTPEAIGSYANGCQVGAQPLPLNSPAYQVMRTDQRRYFGQPDLLAFITRLGTQAQQKGLGTMLVGDMAMPAGGRFSSGHASHQSGLDVDIWLQLPRQRWSEQMLLRPQPIDLVSANGKSIVPAQWQPRIETLIKMAAQDKDVVRIFVNPAIKQQLCLDAGTDREWLHKVRPWFGHRAHMHVRLRCPVGNLECENQAPPPPGDGCGAELQSWFLPPKPGSGIPVKKEPPPLPPSCQALLDKHVL from the coding sequence ATGAAACCTTTACGCACGCTCCCCGCATTTCGTGCTGTTTGTGCCAGTCTTCTGGCGCTGGCACTTTGCGCACCTGCCATGGCGGCAACGCCGTGGCAGAAAATTACCCAGCCCATTTCCGGCACGCCGGAAGCGATTGGCAGTTATGCTAACGGTTGCCAGGTTGGCGCACAGCCACTGCCGCTGAATTCGCCTGCCTACCAGGTGATGCGTACCGATCAGCGCCGCTATTTCGGTCAGCCTGATTTACTGGCGTTTATCACCCGTCTGGGCACACAGGCTCAGCAAAAAGGGCTGGGCACCATGCTGGTCGGGGATATGGCGATGCCGGCCGGCGGGCGCTTCAGCAGCGGTCACGCCAGCCATCAGTCCGGGCTGGATGTAGATATCTGGCTGCAACTGCCGCGTCAGCGCTGGAGCGAACAGATGTTGCTCAGGCCGCAGCCTATCGATCTGGTCAGCGCCAACGGCAAATCCATTGTGCCAGCTCAGTGGCAGCCACGCATCGAAACGCTGATCAAAATGGCTGCGCAGGATAAAGACGTGGTTCGGATCTTCGTCAATCCGGCCATCAAACAGCAACTCTGCCTCGATGCCGGAACGGATCGCGAATGGCTGCATAAGGTGCGTCCGTGGTTTGGTCATCGTGCACACATGCACGTTCGTCTGCGTTGTCCGGTAGGTAACCTCGAATGCGAGAATCAGGCACCGCCGCCGCCGGGTGATGGCTGTGGCGCTGAGCTGCAAAGCTGGTTCCTGCCACCCAAGCCGGGCAGCGGGATCCCTGTGAAAAAAGAGCCGCCTCCGTTGCCGCCTTCGTGTCAGGCGCTGCTGGATAAACACGTTCTTTAA
- the mnmC gene encoding bifunctional tRNA (5-methylaminomethyl-2-thiouridine)(34)-methyltransferase MnmD/FAD-dependent 5-carboxymethylaminomethyl-2-thiouridine(34) oxidoreductase MnmC, producing the protein MSHNPITPAELSWNEQGTPVSRHFDDVYFSNQNGLLETRHVFLNGNHFPARFADHPRPLCIIAETGFGTGLNFLSLWQAFDAFCEEHPDATLQRLHFISYEKFPLSAGDLTTAHTQWPELAAYSAQLCEQWPMAFSGCHRLLLANGRITLDLWFGDVTTLLPACDTSMNQQVDAWFLDGFAPSKNPDMWTPDLFLAMAKMTRPQGTFATFTVAGFVRRGLQDAGFDISKVPGFGEKRHMLAGVLPAGIDVPHPAPWYVRPAAKNATNFAVLGGGVASAVLSLALLRRGFAVTLYCADEKPALGASGNRQGAVYPLLNGRGDTLENFFAHAFTFARRQYAQLEKLEVPFDHGWSGVTQLGYDEKSQGKIDGIIHGGWPEALAKGVNEEDVEALCGLPCGSGGVTYPLGAWLCPAELTASMISLAQTQGLTVHYRQRVTALDFDADSQWALTFADGHVARHQAVVLANGADITDFSQTEKLPVYAVSGQVSHIPTTSTLSKLKQVLCYDGYMTPVSPQNQHHCIGASYHRADKCTDYREDDQQENRQRLLNCLPDQQWPHEVDVSEGEARNGVRCATRDHLPMIGSVSDYDALLESYKKLDLDIQRHRPIADAPVYENLFLFGALGSRGLSSAPLGAEILAAQIAGEPLPLDSDTLAALNPNRMWVRKLLKGRPVESH; encoded by the coding sequence GTGAGCCATAACCCGATTACGCCCGCTGAATTAAGCTGGAACGAACAGGGTACACCTGTTTCCCGACATTTTGATGACGTCTATTTTTCCAATCAGAACGGCCTGCTGGAAACGCGTCATGTTTTTCTCAATGGCAATCATTTTCCGGCGCGTTTTGCCGATCATCCTCGCCCGCTGTGCATCATCGCCGAAACCGGTTTTGGCACCGGCCTGAACTTTCTGTCGCTGTGGCAAGCCTTTGATGCGTTCTGCGAGGAACATCCCGACGCCACGCTGCAACGTCTGCATTTCATCAGCTACGAGAAATTCCCGTTGTCTGCCGGTGATCTGACAACAGCACACACACAATGGCCCGAGCTCGCCGCGTATTCAGCACAACTTTGCGAGCAATGGCCCATGGCCTTTTCCGGCTGTCACCGCCTGCTGCTCGCAAACGGGCGCATCACGCTTGACCTGTGGTTCGGCGATGTCACTACCCTGCTTCCGGCATGTGACACCAGTATGAATCAGCAGGTCGACGCCTGGTTTCTCGACGGATTTGCCCCTTCCAAAAACCCGGACATGTGGACGCCGGACTTATTTCTCGCTATGGCGAAAATGACCCGCCCGCAAGGCACATTCGCCACCTTCACGGTGGCCGGATTTGTCCGCCGCGGATTGCAGGACGCGGGTTTTGACATCAGCAAGGTGCCGGGGTTCGGCGAAAAGCGACATATGTTAGCCGGTGTGCTGCCCGCAGGAATTGACGTACCTCATCCCGCGCCGTGGTATGTGCGTCCGGCGGCAAAAAATGCCACAAATTTTGCGGTGCTAGGTGGCGGCGTCGCCAGCGCCGTGTTGTCGCTGGCGTTACTTCGCCGTGGATTTGCGGTCACGCTGTATTGCGCCGATGAAAAACCGGCACTCGGCGCTTCCGGTAACCGTCAGGGCGCGGTATATCCGCTGCTCAATGGCCGCGGCGACACGCTGGAAAATTTCTTTGCGCACGCCTTCACCTTCGCCCGCCGCCAGTATGCGCAGCTTGAAAAGCTGGAGGTGCCTTTCGACCACGGCTGGAGTGGCGTCACACAGCTCGGTTATGACGAAAAAAGTCAGGGCAAAATTGACGGCATCATTCACGGTGGCTGGCCGGAAGCACTGGCGAAAGGAGTGAATGAAGAAGACGTGGAAGCATTATGCGGATTACCGTGCGGCAGCGGCGGCGTGACGTATCCGCTCGGCGCATGGCTGTGCCCGGCTGAACTGACGGCATCGATGATTTCACTTGCCCAAACACAAGGCTTAACCGTGCATTATCGCCAGCGAGTGACCGCATTAGATTTTGATGCAGATTCTCAGTGGGCGCTGACCTTTGCAGACGGCCATGTTGCCCGTCATCAGGCGGTGGTACTGGCGAATGGCGCGGACATTACTGATTTCAGCCAGACGGAAAAACTGCCGGTTTACGCCGTCAGCGGTCAGGTTTCGCATATTCCGACCACATCGACGCTGAGCAAGCTTAAACAGGTGCTGTGTTATGACGGTTATATGACGCCGGTCAGCCCGCAGAATCAGCATCATTGCATCGGCGCAAGCTATCACCGTGCGGATAAATGCACGGATTACCGTGAGGACGATCAGCAGGAAAACCGCCAGCGTTTACTCAACTGTTTGCCGGATCAGCAATGGCCGCATGAGGTGGATGTCAGTGAAGGCGAAGCGAGAAACGGCGTGCGTTGTGCGACGAGGGATCATCTGCCGATGATCGGTTCCGTGTCAGATTACGACGCGTTACTCGAAAGTTATAAAAAGTTGGATCTGGATATTCAGCGCCATCGCCCGATTGCAGACGCGCCGGTGTATGAAAACCTGTTCCTGTTTGGCGCGCTCGGCTCACGCGGTCTGAGTTCCGCACCGCTGGGGGCGGAAATTCTGGCCGCGCAAATTGCCGGTGAACCATTGCCGCTCGACAGCGACACGCTGGCGGCACTCAACCCGAACCGGATGTGGGTCAGAAAACTGCTGAAAGGCCGCCCGGTCGAATCACATTAA
- a CDS encoding DUF2946 domain-containing protein, protein MLSLRHIHHRHLHFPAWLGMVAILMLFIAPVISKSRVAEGAQHMMMPGMMMSDMDMPDAEMAGMDMAEHVASSGEHCQTSACQSAPQDAVKVLLSGDMSDAACGYCVLLVHLPMLDLQAIPMLWSLDFSSRAPPRTVMERLIPSLIFTDAQPRAPPVFS, encoded by the coding sequence ATGCTCTCACTCCGACACATCCATCATCGACATCTGCACTTCCCGGCCTGGCTCGGGATGGTGGCGATACTGATGTTGTTTATTGCGCCGGTGATTTCCAAATCACGGGTGGCAGAGGGTGCGCAGCATATGATGATGCCCGGCATGATGATGTCCGATATGGACATGCCGGACGCGGAAATGGCTGGCATGGACATGGCAGAACATGTCGCATCATCAGGGGAGCATTGCCAGACGTCCGCCTGTCAATCTGCGCCGCAGGATGCCGTGAAAGTCCTGCTTTCCGGAGATATGAGCGATGCCGCCTGCGGTTATTGCGTGCTGCTGGTGCATCTGCCGATGCTTGATTTACAGGCCATACCGATGTTGTGGTCGCTGGATTTTTCCAGTCGTGCGCCGCCGCGCACTGTCATGGAACGTCTTATCCCTTCGCTTATCTTCACAGATGCCCAACCCCGGGCGCCCCCCGTTTTTTCATAA
- the smrB gene encoding endonuclease SmrB, whose protein sequence is MKKKHLLSPEEAALFREAVPGIKRLKNDTITHRPLRKKVAELSPKKLIQEQVDASYYFSDEFQPMLQEEGPVRHIRPDVSHFELKKLRRGDYSPELFLDLHGLTQKEAKQELGALIAACRREHVHCACVMHGHGKHILKQQTPLWLAQHPDVEAFHQAPKEFGGNAALLVLVELDDKIS, encoded by the coding sequence ATGAAGAAAAAACACCTGCTCAGCCCCGAAGAAGCGGCGTTATTCCGCGAGGCTGTTCCAGGCATCAAGCGCCTGAAAAACGATACGATTACTCATCGCCCGCTACGGAAAAAGGTGGCAGAACTGTCGCCTAAAAAGCTGATTCAGGAACAGGTGGACGCGAGTTATTATTTTTCTGATGAATTCCAGCCAATGTTGCAGGAAGAAGGCCCGGTTCGCCACATCCGGCCAGACGTCAGTCATTTTGAATTGAAAAAATTGCGCCGCGGGGATTATTCACCCGAGCTGTTTCTGGATTTACATGGTTTAACGCAGAAAGAAGCCAAACAGGAACTGGGTGCGCTGATCGCCGCCTGCCGACGCGAACACGTTCATTGCGCCTGCGTGATGCACGGTCACGGCAAACATATTCTCAAGCAGCAAACCCCGCTGTGGCTGGCGCAGCATCCTGATGTCGAAGCCTTCCATCAGGCACCAAAGGAGTTCGGCGGCAACGCCGCCTTGCTGGTGCTGGTCGAACTGGATGATAAAATCAGCTGA
- the sixA gene encoding phosphohistidine phosphatase SixA, whose protein sequence is MQVVIMRHGDAVLEAASDSVRPLSECGCDESVHMAAWLNGRGVKIDRVLVSPYLRAQQTLEKVRQCLALPDNVEIDVLKELTPGGDPALVASELQHLALTGVSAVLVVSHLPLVGYLVAELCPGVCPPMFATSAMASVELSGETGQGTFDWQFSPCQVMAKV, encoded by the coding sequence ATGCAAGTTGTAATTATGCGTCACGGTGATGCAGTTCTCGAAGCTGCAAGCGACTCGGTTCGCCCGTTAAGCGAATGCGGATGTGACGAATCAGTACATATGGCGGCCTGGCTGAATGGCCGTGGCGTCAAAATTGACCGCGTTCTGGTCAGTCCGTACCTGCGTGCGCAGCAGACGCTTGAAAAAGTGCGCCAGTGCCTGGCGCTGCCTGACAACGTTGAGATTGATGTTCTGAAAGAACTGACACCGGGCGGAGATCCTGCTCTGGTCGCCAGTGAACTGCAGCATCTGGCGCTGACCGGCGTCAGCGCGGTACTGGTGGTGTCTCACCTGCCGCTGGTCGGTTATCTGGTGGCCGAGTTGTGTCCTGGCGTTTGTCCGCCAATGTTTGCCACGTCTGCGATGGCAAGTGTTGAACTGAGCGGCGAAACCGGGCAAGGCACCTTTGACTGGCAGTTCAGCCCGTGCCAGGTGATGGCTAAGGTTTAG